One Gossypium raimondii isolate GPD5lz chromosome 3, ASM2569854v1, whole genome shotgun sequence genomic window carries:
- the LOC105795953 gene encoding uncharacterized protein LOC105795953, translated as MEARTLSKRFMGKSQPSDAKKSKKYHDRSTTYVGYSRRDRSAQHPNPRSPIPSVASAGSDRNPKPRCKHCNKFHFGECRMRSGACFRCSSLDHYIKDCPKRLEKDTIQTSRSSNPTLKGRPPRNPGNMSDNRGKGKVSTTKSNARAPARTYAIRAREDASTSDVIADTFSPF; from the coding sequence ATGGAAGCCCGAACCTTGAGTAAAAGATTTATGGGAAAGTCACAACCGTCGGAtgcaaaaaaatcaaagaaatatcaCGATCGTTCTACCACATATGTGGGGTATTCTAGAAGAGATCGAAGTGCTCAACATCCTAATCCGAGATCTCCGATCCCATCAGTAGCAAGTGCAGGAAGTGATAGAAACCCCAAACCCAGATGCAAACATtgtaataaatttcattttggtgAATGCCGCATGCGAAGTGGAGCGTGTTTTAGATGTAGTTCTCTTGATCACTATATCAAAGACTGCCCGAAAAGACTTGAAAAAGATACTATTCAGACTTCAAGGTCGAGTAACCCCACCTTGAAAGGTAGACCACCCCGTAACCCCGGTAATATGAGTGATAACCGAGGTAAAGGAAAAGTTTCAACTACCAAATCTAATGCACGAGCACCAGCaagaacatatgctattcgtgctAGAGAGGATGCCTCTACATCAGACGTCATTGCTGAtactttttctcctttttaa